Genomic DNA from Bosea sp. (in: a-proteobacteria):
GCCTTGGACTTGCCGAAGCCCATGGCGCGGCCCGCTCCGCTCTGCATCTGGCGCGACAGGAAGATCCAGGCCCCGATAAGCAGCGCGATCGGCAGAAGATTGATGAGCAGCGTCATCAGCCAGTTGGTCTCGTTGGTCTGCGGCCGGGCGGTGATCTGCACTCCCTTCTGCTGCAGCTTCGACACCAGGCCCGGATCGAAGGGCGCGAAAGTGGTGAACGTGCGGCCATCGGTGTAGGTGCCGGAAATCTCCTGGCCGGAAATCGTCACGGTCGTGATGCGGCCCGATTCGGCGTCGCTCAGCAGCTGGCTGTAGGCGATGTTCGATTCAGGCGTGCGCGAACCCGGACTCTGGAAGAGCGTCACGAGCGCCAGAACCAGCAGGAAGATCACCAGCCAGACAGCGAAGTTACGAAAGTTAGGGTTCATGTCCGCATCCGATCTGCGTGCGCCCGGTTCAGGCGCATGCGCTGTCCACATATTTAGGTGCGAGGGCCTGCCTTGCCAAGGCTTGGGCTCAGACAGGGTTGACGAAGCCCCCTGCGGCGAGGCGGTTCGGCCGCAGCATGCAGGAGGCCCTGCCCGTCGAGCGTCAGGACAAGGCCGCCGAGCGTGCGGCGCAGGCCGCTGCCAGACAGGCAGGCCTCGTCCAGCGCTTGCGCCAGCGCTTCGAGCCGGCTGAGGCGAGGCCCGGGCCCGTCCTGCGGCCCTGCCCCCTGCTCCGGCTCTTGCATGGCGATGAATTGGCCAAGCGCGCGGACGCGCAAGGCAGCCGGCGCCGCGCTCAGCGCGCGCATGTCCAGCGGCCGGGCCGCTGCCGCCGACCGGAGCGCCTGGCCGGACAGCGCCAGGCTGGCCGCCAGCAGGGCCTGCGCCGCCAGTTCCAGCGCCTCATCCGCTTCCGCGCAGCGCCGCGCGAAGGCCGCGAGGCGCTGCGCATCGAGCCCCTCCCGTTCCAGCAGCGGCGCAAGCCGCCTCCACCGCACGCGCGCAAAGCGCGGATCGGCGTTTGAAGGGTCCTCCGTCCAGCGCCACCCGCGATCGATGCAGGTGGCGACGAGCCTGTGCTTCGGCACGCTGAGGAAGGGCCGCAGCAGCCCAAGCTCCTGCAGCGGCGAGCGCTGGCGCATTCCCGCCATGCCGCCCGGTCCCGAACCCGCCGCCAGCCGCATCAGCAGCGTCTCGGCCTGATCATCCAGCGTGTGTGCGGTGACGATGGTGTTTGCCCCGAGGCAGCGCGCGTGCCCTGCGAGCAGCCCGTAGCGGGCCTTGCGCGCCGCTTCCTGCAGCCCGCGCGCGGGCTTGTCGCCCGTCCAGCGCAGCACGGCGCAAGGCAGTCCCCATTGCCTTGCCTGCTCGGACACCCGCTCCGCTTCCGTGGCCGATCCCACGCGAAGCCCGTGATCGACCACCGCGACATGAAGCGCAGCGCATGCAAAGCCGCGTGCGATGGCGATTGCGCGGCGCTCTGCGGCCAGCCCCATCAGCGCGGTCGAATCGCTTCCGCCTGACACGGCCAGCACGGACGGTCCCTCATCGAGGCCGGCCAGCAGGCGTTCCGCCTCCGGGTGCTGAAGCGGCAGCGCTTCCGCTCCAGCCTCGCACGCCATCAGGCGTCGCAGCGCGCGCGGCGACGCTCGCGGTCCACCCCCTGCCGCACGGCCTGCGCGGCCTGCGGATACTTCACGCCAAGCTGCGCATAGGTGGCGCAGGCCTGGTCGCGCGCGCCCAGCGCGTTCAGCGACATGCCGAGCTTGAGCATGGCCTCGGGCGCGATCCCCGTGCGCGAATGGTCCGTGGTGACCTTAAGGAACTGCTCGGCCGCGTCCTTGTGCTGATTGCGGCGGAAATAGCTCTCGCCC
This window encodes:
- the tilS gene encoding tRNA lysidine(34) synthetase TilS, which gives rise to MACEAGAEALPLQHPEAERLLAGLDEGPSVLAVSGGSDSTALMGLAAERRAIAIARGFACAALHVAVVDHGLRVGSATEAERVSEQARQWGLPCAVLRWTGDKPARGLQEAARKARYGLLAGHARCLGANTIVTAHTLDDQAETLLMRLAAGSGPGGMAGMRQRSPLQELGLLRPFLSVPKHRLVATCIDRGWRWTEDPSNADPRFARVRWRRLAPLLEREGLDAQRLAAFARRCAEADEALELAAQALLAASLALSGQALRSAAAARPLDMRALSAAPAALRVRALGQFIAMQEPEQGAGPQDGPGPRLSRLEALAQALDEACLSGSGLRRTLGGLVLTLDGQGLLHAAAEPPRRRGLRQPCLSPSLGKAGPRT